One Euphorbia lathyris chromosome 1, ddEupLath1.1, whole genome shotgun sequence DNA segment encodes these proteins:
- the LOC136232630 gene encoding protein JINGUBANG-like, translating to MDSKPNSLNYKHKCITTLKNPTHLQIISCLAIHKSFLYAASINQINVFDLSNYSHINTFTTNDPTSGSIKSIAFHNSKIFTAHQDFKIRVWQISLSHPSNQPHLLSTLPTVKDRLRHFMLPKNYITVRRHKKRLWIQHCDTVSGLALHGGFMYSVSWDKSFKLWNVETNRCLESVKAHHDAVNTVAVSGNGTVYTGSADGSIRVWERFGKERRHRMVDVLEKHKSTVNALVLNGDGSVLFSGGCDRSIVVWERKRGGAADDDVDRMVFAEVLWGHGGAVLCLMNVHDMLVSGSSDRTVRIWQRGGDNGYCCTVVMEGHEKAVKSLVAVNKSGCNRNNRKISCLSICSGSLDGEIKVWEISN from the coding sequence ATGGATTCCAAACCCAACTCTCTAAATTACAAACACAAATGCATAACCACACTCAAAAACCCAACACACCTCCAAATAATCAGCTGCTTAGCAATCCACAAATCCTTCCTATACGCAGCTTCCATCAACCAAATCAACGTCTTCGATTTATCCAACTACTCTCACATCAACACTTTCACCACCAACGATCCTACTTCTGGTTCCATCAAATCAATCGCTTTCCACAACTCCAAAATTTTCACAGCCCATCAAGACTTCAAAATCCGAGTCTGgcaaatctctctctctcacccATCTAACCAACCCCACCTCCTCTCCACTCTCCCCACCGTCAAAGACCGACTCCGCCACTTCATGCTTCCCAAAAACTACATCACCGTCCGCCGCCACAAGAAACGCCTCTGGATTCAACATTGCGACACCGTCTCCGGCTTAGCATTGCACGGTGGCTTCATGTACTCAGTCTCCTGGGATAAGAGTTTTAAGCTATGGAATGTGGAGACTAACCGGTGTTTGGAGTCCGTTAAAGCACATCATGACGCGGTTAATACAGTCGCGGTGTCGGGAAACGGCACCGTTTATACAGGCTCCGCCGACGGTTCGATTAGGGTTTGGGAGAGATTTGGGAAGGAAAGACGGCATAGAATGGTTGATGTTTTGGAGAAGCATAAATCTACGGTTAATGCACTTGTATTGAACGGTGATGGATCGGTGCTTTTCTCCGGTGGTTGTGACCGGTCGATTGTGGTTTGGGAGAGGAAGAGAGGCGGTGCTGCTGATGATGATGTAGATCGGATGGTGTTTGCGGAGGTGTTGTGGGGCCATGGAGGGGCTGTGTTGTGCTTGATGAATGTGCATGATATGTTAGTGAGTGGGTCATCTGATCGGACGGTTAGGATTTGGCAACGTGGGGGAGATAATGGGTATTGTTGTACGGTGGTTATGGAAGGACATGAGAAGGCTGTTAAGTCACTTGTTGCAGTTAATAAAAGTGGGTGTAACAGAAATAACAGAAAGATTTCTTGTTTGTCAATTTgtagtgggagtcttgatggtGAGATTAAAGTATGGGAgatttcaaattaa